The following proteins come from a genomic window of bacterium CG_4_10_14_0_2_um_filter_33_32:
- a CDS encoding excinuclease ABC subunit UvrB, which translates to MDKFKIVSKFKPTGDQPKAIESLTKVLNHGKKFQTLLGVTGSGKTFTMANVIQNIQKPTLIISHNKTLAAQLASEFKEFFPNNFVGYFVSYYDYYQPEAYIPSTDTYIGKETSLNEEIEKLRYQVTANLLSRKDVIIVASVSAIYGLGSPEDYEAISINFKVGEKYDLTNILKQLTALQYERNDTDAKRGTFRVKGDVLDIFPSYEDTIFRVEFSGEEIERLSRLNPITLKREAVFNDIDLFPAKHFVMPESRVASAIERIKEELETRVKELEAENNLLAAQRLRQRTEFDLEMLKEAGYVSGIENYSFYLSGEERKKGDPQFTLIDYFLHNSSDYLLFIDESHITVPQIGGMYAGDRARKQTLVDYGFRLPSALENRPLKFNEFEGKINQAIFVSATPSKYEFAKSTNDKVQNYFELYRLHEKGKNVEGVVEQAIRPTGILDPEIEIRPAKNQIDDAITQIQKRIEKKQRILVTTLTKRMAEDLAEYLIELDIKVHYLHSDIETLKRLDILRDFRAGVYDVVVGINLLREGLDLPEVSLVLILDADKEGFLRSATSLIQTIGRAARHIEGKAIIYADNITKSIKQAVKETERRRKIQHEYNLKHNITPTSIQKDIKAVFAGIGKSDSDEKTIQISKIPKDEITYVISKLKDEMNLYAEALEFEKAAKIRDQIKALEEQTKKSRKI; encoded by the coding sequence ATGGATAAATTCAAAATAGTATCAAAATTCAAACCGACTGGAGATCAGCCTAAGGCTATAGAGAGCCTAACCAAGGTCTTGAATCATGGCAAAAAATTTCAAACTCTACTTGGAGTAACTGGCTCCGGGAAAACTTTTACAATGGCTAACGTTATTCAGAATATTCAAAAGCCGACTTTGATTATTTCTCATAACAAAACATTGGCCGCTCAACTTGCTTCGGAGTTTAAGGAATTTTTTCCAAACAATTTTGTAGGATATTTTGTTTCTTATTATGATTATTATCAACCAGAAGCATATATCCCTTCTACGGATACTTATATAGGTAAAGAAACTTCTTTAAATGAAGAAATAGAAAAGCTTAGATATCAGGTAACCGCTAATTTATTATCCAGGAAAGATGTAATTATTGTTGCTTCTGTTTCGGCAATATACGGCTTGGGTTCCCCTGAAGATTACGAGGCAATTAGCATAAATTTTAAAGTAGGAGAGAAGTATGATCTTACTAATATTCTAAAACAACTAACCGCACTGCAATATGAAAGAAATGATACAGATGCAAAGAGGGGCACTTTTAGAGTTAAAGGCGATGTGTTAGATATTTTTCCAAGCTATGAAGATACTATATTTAGAGTTGAGTTTTCAGGGGAGGAGATCGAAAGACTCTCCAGGTTAAATCCCATAACCTTAAAAAGGGAAGCAGTTTTTAATGACATAGATCTTTTTCCTGCTAAACATTTTGTTATGCCGGAAAGCCGAGTAGCTTCAGCCATAGAAAGGATAAAGGAAGAGCTGGAAACAAGAGTTAAAGAATTAGAAGCAGAAAATAATTTATTGGCTGCCCAACGCTTAAGGCAAAGGACAGAATTCGATTTAGAGATGCTTAAAGAAGCGGGCTACGTTTCGGGGATTGAAAACTACTCGTTTTATTTATCAGGCGAAGAACGTAAAAAGGGAGACCCGCAGTTTACCTTGATTGATTATTTTTTGCATAATTCTTCTGATTACCTTTTGTTTATTGATGAGTCTCATATAACCGTGCCTCAAATTGGCGGAATGTATGCAGGAGATCGTGCCAGAAAGCAAACCTTGGTTGATTACGGGTTTCGTTTACCTTCAGCATTGGAAAATAGGCCTTTAAAATTTAATGAGTTTGAAGGTAAGATCAATCAAGCTATATTTGTTTCTGCTACCCCAAGCAAGTATGAATTTGCGAAAAGTACGAATGATAAAGTCCAAAATTATTTTGAATTATACAGATTGCACGAAAAAGGGAAAAATGTTGAAGGGGTAGTTGAGCAGGCAATAAGGCCAACCGGGATACTAGATCCGGAAATTGAGATCAGGCCGGCAAAAAATCAGATTGATGATGCAATAACTCAAATTCAAAAAAGAATAGAGAAGAAACAGCGCATACTTGTTACCACCTTAACTAAAAGGATGGCTGAGGATTTAGCTGAATACTTGATTGAATTGGATATTAAAGTTCATTATTTACATTCAGATATTGAAACTTTAAAAAGGCTGGATATATTAAGAGATTTTAGGGCCGGCGTTTATGATGTTGTAGTCGGTATTAATCTTTTAAGAGAAGGATTGGACTTGCCGGAAGTGTCCTTGGTATTGATTTTGGATGCAGATAAAGAAGGATTTTTGCGCTCTGCCACTTCTTTGATCCAGACTATAGGAAGAGCGGCCCGTCATATTGAAGGAAAAGCTATTATTTATGCGGATAATATTACGAAATCTATTAAGCAGGCGGTTAAGGAAACTGAAAGGCGCCGAAAAATTCAGCATGAGTATAACTTGAAGCATAATATCACCCCGACAAGTATACAAAAAGATATTAAAGCAGTTTTTGCAGGTATCGGAAAATCTGATTCTGATGAAAAAACAATCCAGATATCAAAAATTCCAAAAGATGAAATAACTTAT